Proteins encoded within one genomic window of Oryza brachyantha chromosome 7, ObraRS2, whole genome shotgun sequence:
- the LOC102700358 gene encoding probable indole-3-pyruvate monooxygenase YUCCA5 gives MAGARVVWVNGPIVVGAGPAGLSVAACLRERGVPAVVLERADCIASLWQRRTYDRLRLHLPKQFCELPGMPFPDDYPEYPDRRQFVDYLQAYAARAAVAPRFNQSVTSARYDAAAGLWRVRAEDAAAAAAGVAAVETEYIGRWLVVATGENAERVVPEIDGADDFEGPVSHVAEYKSGDAYRGKRVLVVGCGNSGMEVCLDLCHHNALPSMVVRDSVHVLPREMLGVATFSVAVFLLRFLPLWLVDRILVLLAWLFLGDLAKLGITRPSGGPLELKNSKGRTPVLDIGALARIRSGDIEVVPGIRRLLRGGAELVDGRRVAADAVILATGYQSNVPQWLKGSDFFTEEGYPRVPFPDGWKGESGLYSVGFTRRGLSGVSSDAVKVAQDIAKAWNHQTATR, from the exons ATGGCGGGCGCGAGGGTGGTGTGGGTGAACGGGCCGATCGTGGTCGGGGCGGGGCCGGCGGGGCTGTCGGTGGCGGCGTGCCTGCGGGAGCGCGGGGTGCCGGCGGTGGTGCTGGAGCGCGCCGACTGCATCGCCTCGCTGTGGCAGCGCCGCACCTAcgaccgcctccgcctgcACCTCCCCAAGCAGTTCTGCGAGCTCCCCGGGATGCCCTTCCCGGACGACTACCCGGAGTACCCCGACCGCCGCCAGTTCGTCGACTACCTCCAGGCCtacgccgcccgcgccgccgtcgccccgcGCTTCAACCAGTCCGTCACCTCCGCCCGctacgacgccgccgcgggcctCTGGCGCGTGCGCGCCGAGgacgccgcagccgccgccgccggcgtcgccgcggtGGAGACGGAGTACATCGGCCGGTGGCTCGTCGTGGCCACGGGGGAGAACGCGGAGCGCGTCGTGCCGGAGATCGACGGCGCGGACGACTTCGAGGGCCCCGTCTCCCACGTCGCCGAGTACAAGTCCGGCGACGCGTACCGCGGCAAGCGCGTGCTCGTGGTCGGCTGCGGCAACTCCGGCATGGAGGTGTGCCTGGACCTCTGCCACCACAATGCCCTCCCCTCCATGGTCGTCAGGGACTCG GTGCACGTCCTGCCGCGGGAGATGCTCGGCGTCGCGACCTTCTCGGTGGCCGTCTTCCTCCTTCGGTTCCTGCCGCTCTGGCTGGTGGACAGgatcctcgtcctcctcgcgtGGCTCTTCCTCGGCGACCTCGCCAAGCTCGGCATCACCAGGCCCTCCGGCGGCCCGCTCGAGCTCAAGAACAGCAAGGGGAGGACGCCGGTGCTCGACATCGGCGCGCTCGCCAGGATCCGCTCCGGCGACATCGAGGTCGTGCCGGGGATCCGGAGGCtgctccgcggcggcgccgagctcgtcgacggccgccgcgtcgcggCCGACGCCGTCATACTGGCCACCGGATACCAAAGCAACGTCCCACAGTGGCTCAAG GGAAGTGACTTCTTCACCGAAGAGGGATACCCAAGGGTGCCATTCCCAGATGGTTGGAAGGGAGAGTCAGGGCTCTACTCTGTTGGCTTCACAAGGAGAGGCCTCTCTGGTGTCTCGTCAGATGCTGTCAAGGTTGCACAGGACATCGCCAAGGCATGGAACCACCAAACCGCCACAAGATGA